One Fusarium poae strain DAOMC 252244 chromosome 4, whole genome shotgun sequence DNA window includes the following coding sequences:
- a CDS encoding hypothetical protein (BUSCO:20556at5125), giving the protein MRNPFRRRNKKDKAGSGGQSSDFVVPFEFRPQGAGCPPLYPPTRNSAYLLAHLPPKVLERIFAFVCPHALDESYETCEGSASSSDSVCMLCDLRDVAHCVQVCRAWRPSAVKVLYHSVRIDPVHYCRLEEWLAERRKKTSRFDRNGIPEDPAQARLRLLRRTVRDDPTRIGKYVQYLKLPYMLRESSQVELAQTIAVLPNLKYVDLPEGMFCDDPHYSTLRLEVQARCPNLRKMTYVGGSERSLAMLASGQVWPNLEVLELNDLNVDPTVIRAVLGSLGNLQALKVSNTPGLSDEVLSSSDGMATLPPIKELVLKDTPGVTLRGLIAYLAWQETQEALTVLTLKDTGVHPASLQEIFTMASSLKTFAIQSKVTEQFPSSIVTRPFTSLSLETLRYEISPASTGPFDSVTMGYYTHLASSILGGGLPKLRQLYVHDESFPDQLQGLPPPNAAFAGGHTRSGSNSSAKSNPGFGFSPSSNLLPASANLPMPRRPVSHVQPPSKRFSSNNPFAPRMPTSAGPTHTLEVFTKSDEFGKWNFVSVDPMFKSASTSRRPMSSYGLAADVTGSGWDRGDARRSVMVGNGTGVFLAVPGQGGDGDAFGGSSDPWRPQSSGGSPRRSRELW; this is encoded by the exons ATGCGAAACCCCTTCCGACGTCGGaacaagaaggacaaggccGGCAGTGGCGGCCAGAGCTCTGACTTTGTTGTTCCTTTCGAGTTCCGCCCTCAGGGAGCTGGCTGTCCACCTTTATATCCTCCAACTCGAAACTCAGCATATTTGCTTGCTCATCTACCGCCAAAAGTTCTTGAGCGCATCTTTGCTTTCGTTTGCCCGCATGCCCTTGACGAGAGTTATGAAACTTGTGAGGGCAGTGCCAGTTCAAGCGATAGCGTATGTATGCTATGTGACTTGCGCGACGTCGCTCACTGTGTTCAAGTCTGTCGCGCATGGCGTCCAAGCGCGGTCAAAGTCTT ATATCACAGCGTTCGCATCGATCCAGTCCACTATTGCCGCCTAGAAGAATGGCTTGCCGAAAGACGAAAAAAGACCTCCCGCTTCGACCGTAATGGCATACCTGAGGACCCGGCCCAGGCTCGCCTACGCCTTCTTCGGCGAACCGTTCGCGATGACCCGACGCGAATTGGAAAGTACGTCCAGTACCTAAAGCTTCCGTACATGTTGCGCGAGTCTTCCCAAGTCGAGCTTGCACAGACCATCGCTGTTCTCCCAAACCTCAAATATGTCGATTTGCCAGAGGGCATGTTCTGCGATGATCCTCATTATTCGACCCTCCGACTCGAAGTACAAGCCCGATGCCCAAATCTTCGAAAAATGACCTACGTTGGTGGCTCAGAGCGTAGTTTAGCCATGCTAGCTTCAGGGCAAGTGTGGCCGAACCTGGAAGTGTTGGAATTGAACGACCTCAATGTCGATCCTACAGTAATTAGAGCAGTTCTCGGCAGCCTCGGCAATCTACAGGCGCTGAAGGTGTCGAACACACCGGGCCTTTCAGATGAGGtcttatcatcatcagatgGAATGGCTACATTGCCCCCTATTAAGGAACTCGTACTTAAGGATACGCCCGGTGTGACCTTGAGGGGTCTTATTGCGTATCTGGCATGGCAGGAAACTCAGGAAGCCTTGACAGTGCTTACGCTCAAGGATACCGGTGTCCATCCAGCAAGCTTGCAAGAGATCTTCACCATGGCTTCGTCGCTCAAGACGTTTGCAATCCAGTCTAAGGTTACAGAGCAGTTCCCGAGCTCAATCGTTACTCGGCCATTCACATCACTGTCTCTGGAAACTTTAAGGTATGAGATTTCCCCAGCATCAACAGGCCCCTTTGATAGTGTAACGATGGGCTACTATACCCACCTCGCTTCATCTATCCTTGGTGGTGGCTTACCAAAGTTGAGGCAACTTTACGTTCATGATGAGAGTTTCCCCGACCAGCTTCAAGGGCTTCCGCCCCCTAACGCTGCATTCGCTGGAGGTCATACACGCTCTGGTTCTAACTCGTCCGCAAAGTCGAACCCTGGGTTTGGCTTCTCGCCCTCCTCGAACTTATTACCAGCCTCGGCAAACCTCCCCATGCCCAGGAGGCCAGTGTCACACGTCCAACCACCAAGCAAACGGTTCAGCTCGAACAATCCTTTTGCACCTCGCATGCCGACCTCCGCAGGTCCTACACACACACTCGAAGTCTTTACCAAGAGCGACGAATTTGGCAAGTGGAACTTTGTGTCAGTTGATCCGATGTTTAAATCTGCATCGACGTCTCGACGACCGATGAGCAGCTACGGGCTGGCGGCCGACGTGACAGGGTCTGGTTGGGATCGAGGAGATGCTCGACGTAGTGTTATGGTTGGCAACGGGACTGGTGTGTTTTTAGCTGTGCCCGGCCAAGGGGGCGATGGTGATGCATTCGGCGGGAGCTCTGATCCATGGCGACCTCAAAGCAGCGGTGGTTCGCCTCGCCGCAGTCGAGAACTATGGTGA